A window of Carassius auratus strain Wakin unplaced genomic scaffold, ASM336829v1 scaf_tig00217448, whole genome shotgun sequence genomic DNA:
tcGCTAGAAATGGCATAACAAGTGAAAAACGTTGATCAgcaacatacatttacacacaaactgaccactgaacgcaactttcagacgccagttttattttttggcttaactctcacggaatggaacgcacaggatttgGGGATAttaaaggcagcgaaggatacatctatgatGACTTCAGAaatcggccagatgaaggcatctcaggagacaggaagtgaagctaaTTTTTaattcggacgtgccttgatgccttcctaccttggaatgcgtcctccgaaggcagtattattcagttttcagatgcagccaatGCTGCAGGAAAGATAATTGATTAGTTCACAGTTCGGGTccatcgggtttttgactcgttccttaatcatgtgacagccccatacgctaacccaatgcagtctgagccggaaaaagaattgattagttcatttcATGAGTCTTTTCGGTttgagtcattccttaatcacgtgaatGACCCATACGCTAAAGCCAATGCAgtattgagccggaaagagaattgatcaGTTCAATTTTCGGGTCTTCGGGTTGTTCATTTTTTTGTCACATGATGTGACACCACTGGGCTAGggtaattagttaatttacaaccttccatttgtatatatatatatatatatatatatatatatatatatatatatatatatatatatatatatattttttttttttttttaaattattggttATGCTTTAAACGTTGTCCATATGATGGCGAAATCACTTTGATGAAGAGTAGTGATGgcaagatgaagcctcatgaagcattaagattttttagccaagtggttcacaaaagggttaatttctggaaacttcatttgctcacaataccacctggtggtCAATGAGTGTAAAACAAgaagatatattacagacagaggtgtaatgtCCAGGCGTCAGAAAGTAAAATTCCTGCCAtacttttgttccacccatgaactcagaatctgatttcatcagaggaacCAAGTCATCCCTTTCAGGTCAAAAACGAGTCTCATGTCAAATCCCAAGtcatcaaagagttaaagtcaatgagatactTAAGatactaattaaattattattgtgcattagtgatgaacacctgctgttattggaaattacagaggatcagatgtcaaTGTTTCATTGGTTAAAATGAtatcaccatcatggagatcagtgtttgcttcagttgggctcttgacctttggcttCTTGTGTCAGATGTTTCTCTGTAAAGGTACATGTGCTGTTATGAAGTAGTGCAATTAGTGCTGTGCAGAAAACTGCTACTAGCTGGTTTTAtatgatgaagtaattattaggtATCAgtctgtttatttccaaaacagttatatttattttaacatatgttcagtttttaaataactataaactatatataaaaagtgtaatataaatacactttttgtgtaaattgtacttatttttttcatgtaattctactcattttgaatgtttGCTTGTAAgcatctaatttgattatttctaattaattctaatgtgttaaatgtaatcAATATTGGATATACAATTTgaaacaattttattgagtaaataaagtgaatttttttacagtttagacTACAATTCtgtctgttctgactcacagcctgtaagtttgtttccatatttaaataatttgtgactgatgattcaaatgtgagttttgagcagtgtggagtaacacttgttgtttgtcgctgctcagatcacaaatgcagacagagttttatgtttacacagcacaTTACACAacgcaatgtgtaaaaagacagtaaaagtcattataattagtaattatgtccccactggatgcaacaaatgccttgtttttaATGGGTTTAATTGGTTTTGTCTCCTCGCACtgggacacagcatcacagtatggtaagggacataacatttccatcacacgcttgaggcattcagccaatcacaatgcactggatagctggtcaatttgagcacacctcgcttttcagaacgatgagccttgtaaaaatcaagTTTTCAGGAAGGTGGGGCATTGAGGAGCAACAATGATATACATTAATGCgtaggaaaatagtgtgttttcgaaccttaaaccacatacacacattgcattacaccaaatacaataatgttatttttagcaatgacatatgacccctttaattaaacCTTCACCTGTGACCGTAACAGCATCTGATCTCTGAGATCCGTGTTGATTGTGAGCCTCACAGTAGAAGCGTTCACTCTGTAGTGCAATgaaactctgtccagatccaACAGATGAGATTTGATTCTccttaaaccagctgaagttcagagcaggagggtttgagtcactgctgcagatcagcgTCACTGAATATCCTTCCAAAAACTGACCAAACTGAATGATGGACACTGAGGCACTCTTTGGAGGGTCTAATGCAGAAAAATACAGACACAGTACCATTATCAGTAACAATAGATTtgggatgacacacaatttttaGAGGATTGAATAGCACATTTATTGAAGCATCATTAACTCACACATGACATTTAAAGTCACAGTATCGGAATATTTCTCTCCATGTTTATTGctggacttgcacttgtattctccactgtgattagagctgatctttgagatgctgtagattcttccagatcctacaaaCGTTCCTCCTTTAAACCAGCTCATTTCTGCAGGAGGATTTGAAtaactgctgcagatcagagtcactgaatctccctccactatttcacCAGATGGACTGATGGACACTGAGACACTCTTTGGTGGATCTAAAAAAGACAaaagttattataaatttttCCCCCAAACATAAACTCAACAATTAATATACTAATGAGTCCCTACTCACACGTAACACTGAGCTGAACAGCAGGAGAGATGTAAGTGTGTTCCTGTAGAGCACAGCTGTATCTGCCTGCATCctctcttctgactgactgcagcaggagttgattttttctgtctcttttttcAGTTAATGGCTGTGAGTTTCTGTACCAGATGAATGTTGCTCTGTCAGTCAGAGTGCAGCTGCTTTTACATGTCAGACGGACTGAATCTCCCTCTGTCACTGTCTCAGGAGACTCCACCTGaagatctgaacacaacacacatatCTAGTGCTGCTGTCATACACTGATTCTTATCCAACATAATACACAGAAGAAGAGGGAAACTTCACCTGTGACAGTAAGAGTCACTCCTGGATCACCGACCCATTTTCCATCTGTTACATTAGTTGTGAATCTGAAATAGTACATCTGTGAatccttctgtgtcacatgactcaATCTGATGGTGCAGTTATTCTGTTTATCTCCCAGATACTGAAGCCTCTGACTGTATTCAGGGTCCTCAGACAGATCTGGAAGCTTTTCAACCTTTACAGGATTTTTGGTCCAGAACACGTCCCTGATCTCATATCCAGTAGGGTATGTATAAGTGCATCTCATTATCACTGCTGAGTGCTTTAGTGCACAGATGTGTGAATGTCTGTAATTCACACCCCAATCAGCACTAGAAACCCCTGAAACACAGAATTCATAAAGTTCACAAAATATGAGCAGCTGAAAGTTGGTGGGGAAATGCATTATCTTAAGTGTTTCTAAAGTGTTACAGAGACTCACCATGAATCAAGGTCAGAAAGATCAGAGTAAGTGGAGGAGCCATTCTGACTGACAGCAGCATAGCATgcctacaacaacaaaaaatcaataGAGGCATATTTAAGCTGTAATGAACcagttttatttatctatttctttgaaggtcattttattttaaagttatcttcatttgtaatttttaaagaaCAATATAATTATCACTGTCAATctagttgctgttgttttttgtttagtcaGACTCAGTGTGACTGGTTTAGAAACACACTTTGTCTGATCCCACCTTGCTCTTTCTGCCCAGTGCAAATTAATAGACAAATACTGACATTttattctctctctatctcttttttACTATCATTCTCAATACTGTAAAATGCCAGCATTTCTTTTCCTTATAAGtaagataaaaacaaattaatttatttttgttttgtttcctatTCACTACTCAcaatatgtggttttattaacaaagtttgggagaagcacgatcagataatcatccaatttggcacacaagtgtatatatatccatatggccgtggcgcagttcgatgctacctccactagcggcgaagactGTGCGTTGTAGTGATATGTCGTTCATGAAAGAATCGCTTTTTGAATAAATCTTTTAGGCGAAAGAATCGTTCTCAGTTTATACTCATCTATGAAGAATTttccagagttgtcatccacaatgagcaagtttcatatgagtctcaaagagatcgagagctctcatttgAGAACGAAAAGACTAAACTGGTATACATGTCGAGGtgattaaacagatacatgtcgttcgtaaacgcaatgaactggtacatatcttatcttaacaaaattgagtaaaccgggtcagttggctatttagcatgtcaatcttgcaaaatgtgaAGTGCAGTTATAGGTACTTTGCACATATGACTGTtaacatatttagcatacaaaagataattccacgtttaatccccgatttaagAACGTGAATATAGACCAATatatgaacgtgaatatagaccaatatatgaactgtctgaccaaactattaaaatgctaattatgcaagaaaacctcgtgctttgatcatctgaacaatttaaatatactttatatatagaaCGCGTTTATGAAGATgttatgacttaactctgtcggatgacgatgccacttttcatccacaccgaaatgtctaaagacattacatttgctttactgtgcttgtttaaacctcactgagatgatacagacataagtttcatgcaattattctggcaggatcaattatttagggacatatttcaccatttactggcatgattactcagaattaaaaaaaataataataatgcaactgcatcgtgtttggctgcagaacagcctgtgtgagtaaattttctattgtctttttaggactgtaatatgaaaagcatgcaaagtaaatatctttagaaacggcttgaattttccaacaggattgtATTAATTCAGTCAAGGTTTGatcaattgtcaaatcagccaacaactacagcagccgaagcaagcatgaagctacttttacttgcaacacgggcctgcacatcccagtatttccatcctgttacatCTAACCCCCTTTTCTTTTCAGCGTTCTCCAGCTCATGTAGCAGCCATTAACATAAGGCTGcctctgctagcagtgcaggcacaggttcttcaagacatcacacaccccagccccttcccacgaaccacagctacagcagctgatctcgaaccctcttcagccaacccctctaacgccagcccATCCCCTTTCAATAAAACTCCttatctaccatagctaactctcctaacatgccctatctatctgtatggtcaatcctcacttcagccatccttccgcaggagccttctctgtatctccccaccgccgcagcattgtccgctcccgcaggagcattttctgttttttcctcactgccaaagcagtgtccgctcccgcaggagcctctacgtATATTTCACCACtcccgcagcagtgtctgctcccgcaggagcctctacctatatttcaccactgccgcagcagtgtctgctcccgcaggagcctctacctatatttcaccactgccgcagcagtgtctgctcccgcaagagcttctacctatatttcaccactgccgcagcagtgtctgctcccgcaggagccctttccatccttccctactgttGCAGCAGTTCTCGCTCAAGCAggagactcaaaaaaaaaataaaaaaaaaataaaaaataaaaataataataataataataataattttatgtccattctccaattcaactTCATCAGGCTCGCTTTTATGTCCAACTCCGGAACGCTCAATCTAAATTTGTGCTGGACCCTCCCTTCATCAACGACtttggtttaaaaatatataagtaatcgagtattcttaaaaaaaaaaaaaaaaaaaaaaattccatcgaGTAAtaggataaaatgtgtttttgttttattatattgatgtgcgcatgcacagtaaatctgacaTGTAGAaaaaaatgtcaggacaccggatTTTTATTTCGATGGGTTGATGTACTTTTTcaattctgtgtatgtgatgtgacgctagttttacttaaatcaaatggtcaaatgctcttgaactgactgtcagagcagttctggagatgttgttcatgtgttcaagtccttatttagtgagaccgcagacgcagaaattactgcgagcgtcacgcgcgcttcagcgtgtgtgataaaggaagtcgcgcttctgctcgattcattaacagagacacacagaacatgcaggatttacatttaaatagactgttccagcttaatatttagagatattagtccatatcgtgaatttgatgtaagtgcaattacccattttgattaattaaaaaagaaataaataaattcctccttatatcatgttgtgtacttgattaatcgaagcctctcagttatcgtttcttcggccaaagtaagggccctccagccatcgttacaatctccttgcctatttcagcatcggacagggctctccctcccggtgcagcagagccacaggcccccttcggtcgtcgtgacagccctccatccgatgcatcaaattacgcctcgtatacagtcgcaagggggactctcccttccggtgcagcaaagccacagctcccttcggatgcagcgagagtccctccatcagtcgcgttttcttgcctactccgcatcggacggggctcccctaccggtgcagcagacacacggctcccttcggtcgcagggtgaacccccccgtctgagttatgttgcatgctcaatggcggacagggatctccctcccgggggaacagagccactggctcccttcggtcgcagcaggagccctacatccgatgcatcaaaccatgcctcgaatcttcttgccttttctgcatctgacggggctctcctttccggtgcagcagacccacggctcccttcagtcgcagcaggagccctacatccgatgcatcaaaccatgcctcgaatcttcttgccttttctgcatctgacggggctctcctttccggtgcagcagaccccccccatctgagttatgttgcatgctcaagggcagacagggttttccctcacggtggaacagagctgctggctcccttcggtcgcagtgagagccctccatcagacgcatcaagccatgcctcacATAGTAAGgaggactcgcctttccggtgcagcagagccgcagctcccttcggacgcagcaagaATCCCTCCAACAGTAGCATTCCAGTTatcgtcaatcagggctctcccctccggggcagcactcccgCTGCAGAGTTGTGAACCCCCTAcagaggctgggagaaccctccgAGGCAAAAAAAACGTGCCTCACATAAACCCGCAATTGGGGACTCCCCCTTccagtgcagcagagccgcagctcccttcggattcagcgggagtccctccaacagtcacgtctctttgccttctcagcatcggactagggctcctcttccagtgcagcagacccacagctcccttcgggtgcagtgtgaaccccccatctgagttatgttgcatgctcaatggtggctagggatctccctcccgatggggtacagccgctggctcccttcggttgcattaggagcccttcatccgacgcgccaaaccgcggatcgaatctcattgcctattcagcatctgacagggctctcccttctggtgcagcagacccacggctcccttcggtcgcagtgtgaaccccccgtccaAGTTATGTTGCATACTTGATGGCGGCCAGGGAtgtccctcccgatggggtacagccgcttgCTCCCTTCAGTcgcctccatcagatgcaacaaaccgcgcctcgtactcagccgcaagagggactctcccttccgatgcagcagagccgcagctcccttcggaggcagcaagagtccatcatttcttgatatctggcacCGTGCTCCTCTCATAAGCGGCACGGAGGGCTCGccggtaagacgttgcgagccgcagctctcgtcgaacactgctcGGGCTCTCTTCCCAACAcacatattttggggggcaactaaatttagCTCTCTGGCTGATGTCCTGTGggtttaagcttcttttggggagttatttgggttcgggctatgctccacaagcgtatatatatccagtcttcctacctcctgtcccacgacagttttttggcatccctcctccaccccaactcctcacttctaatctatttatcccaaattagggatagggggagttatttgggttcgggttTTGTGCTGTAGTTTTTGAGATTTTACTTACTGTGAGTGTGTTGTACACATCAGAAGAACTGGACTTGATATCTAGAGTCATATATGTGCTTTTACTGGGATCAATGTTCTACAGGTAAAGAGAGATAATACACACATCTttatacaaataaagaaatataatttatatataattatatgaaatataatttatattgttttacatttatttatttgtttatttatttatatatttgtgtgtgtgtgtgtgtgtgtgtgtgtgtggtgcattaATCATCTCACCACATACTCGTGTACAGCAGATCTTCTGTTCATCTTTTTCCTCTGACTGTCAAAAAAGGAACAAACAGTTAATcgtttcatatatataattagtaatcAAATATCCTTCTGCATTAGTTTGAaagtaaataatgtttatatactcCTCATTGtgttatttacattataaatattataatgatgatgataaacaCTCCTCCAGATGTCAATGTGATCACAAACACTAGATTCCCAGCAGCACCATGATGAACTGAAAGAGGAAGATCGTCATAATTAACAAACTGATGAATGATGTGAAGACACAGTAGTGTGTTAAAGAAAacatatgatgcgattttaagtttacatttctcTTGAGAGTGTTagaagctgtttgtgaatagataagatcactaaagttgcaaagactaaagtctcaaacctaaagagatattatttagaaaagttaagactcgtccacaccctcctaaaacaccttgtttaaacacacccccactacatcactatgtggataGATTTGCATAACGTTGCTTAAATATTCATGTAAAGGAGTAACTTTGATTCTCTGTAGTATTGTTGTCGTGGAGATGctatgttttgttgtgaaagcaaaactactttgttcgggcttccaaaagaggacacaactagaaagcattggttaagttgtatttacaacactgttccagatcagttcaaaccaaatattcatgtgtgtgcaacacattttacaGAGGACTGTTTCTTGAACCTGGAGAGTAGACTACAATTCcgtctgttctgactcacagcctgtaagtatgttttcatatttaaataatttgtgactgatgattcaaatgtgagttttgagcagtgtagggtAGCGATTGTTGTTTGTTGCTTCTtggatcacaaatgcagacagagTTTTATATTTACGCAGCATGATAAACaacgcaatgcataaaaagacagtataagtcattgtaatcagtaattatgtccccacttggtgcaacaaatggcttgtttataatgggtttcaTCGGATTTGTCTCCTCGCACtgggacacagcatcacagtatggtaaggggtgtaacatttccatcacacgcttgaggcattcagccaatcacaatgcactggatagctggtcaattggagcacacctcgcttttcagaacgatgagccttgtaaaaatcaagtttcagaaaggtggggcattaAGGAGCAacaatgatgtacagtatgtggaaaatcaTTTGTTTTGGAACCTTAAatggcataaacacattgcattacaccaaacacacaaaacaatgttatttttagcaacgccttatgacccctttaatcaaaCCTTCACCTGTGACAGTAACAGCATCTGATCTCTGAGATCCGTGTTGATTGTGAGCTTCACAGTAGAAGTGTCCACTCTGTAGTGCACTGAAACTATGTCCAGATCCAACAGAGGAGATTTGATTCTccttaaaccagctgaagttcagagcaggagggtttgaatcactgctgcagatcagagtgactgaatctccttcCAAAATCTGACCAAACTGAATGATGGACACTGAGACACTCTTTGGAGCATCTGATGCAGGTTCATTATCAGTAACAACAGATTTGGGATGACAATTTTTAGaggattaaatacatatttattgaaGCATCATTAACTCACACATGACGTTTAAAGTCACAGCATCAGAGTGTTTCTCTCCATGTTCATTActggacttgcacttgtattctccactgtgatcagagctgatctTTAAGATGCTGTAGATTTTTCCAGATCCTACAAATGTTCTTCCTTTAAACCAGCTGATTtctgcaggagggtttgaatcactgctgcagatcagagtcactgaatctccctccacta
This region includes:
- the LOC113101017 gene encoding B-cell receptor CD22-like translates to MLLSVRMAPPLTLIFLTLIHGVSSADWGVNYRHSHICALKHSAVIMRCTYTYPTGYEIRDVFWTKNPVKVEKLPDLSEDPEYSQRLQYLGDKQNNCTIRLSHVTQKDSQMYYFRFTTNVTDGKWVGDPGVTLTVTDLQVESPETVTEGDSVRLTCKSSCTLTDRATFIWYRNSQPLTEKRDRKNQLLLQSVRREDAGRYSCALQEHTYISPAVQLSVTYPPKSVSVSISPSGEIVEGDSVTLICSSYSNPPAEMSWFKGGTFVGSGRIYSISKISSNHSGEYKCKSSNKHGEKYSDTVTLNVMYPPKSASVSIIQFGQFLEGYSVTLICSSDSNPPALNFSWFKENQISSVGSGQSFIALQSERFYCEAHNQHGSQRSDAVTMDSQYPPKSASVSISPSGEIVEGDSVTLICSSYSNPPVEMSWFKGGTFVGSGRIYSISKISSNHSGEYKCKSSNEHGEKYSDAVTLNVMYPPKSASVSIIQSGQFLEGDSVTLICSSDSNPPALNFSWFKENQISSVGSGQSFIALQSERFYCEAHNQHGSQRSDAVTVTVHHGAAGNLVFVITVASG